Proteins encoded within one genomic window of Streptomyces taklimakanensis:
- a CDS encoding alpha/beta fold hydrolase gives MFDGFALEHIDTGEATLRVRHGGSGPPVLLLHGHPRTHATWHRVAPLLAADHTVVCPDLRGYGRSSKPPTTADHAPYAKRAMARDCLALMRHLGHDRFAVFGHDRGSCVAYRLALDAPGAVTRLAVGDCVPIAEHLARCDERFARAWYHWFFFAVPDKPERAILADPAAWYGGSKEAMGAEAWEDYQRAVHDPATVRAMLEDYRAGLTVDRRNDEADRAAGRRIACPTLVLWSEHDDLGDLYPDIPGIWRAWADDVTCGTIDSGHHMAEEAPEQLAGALRAFLAPERG, from the coding sequence GTGTTCGACGGATTCGCGCTGGAGCACATCGACACGGGGGAGGCGACCCTGCGGGTGCGGCACGGCGGCTCCGGCCCGCCCGTGCTGCTGCTCCACGGCCACCCCCGGACCCACGCCACCTGGCACCGCGTCGCGCCCCTGCTCGCGGCGGACCACACCGTCGTCTGCCCCGACCTGCGCGGCTACGGGCGCTCCTCCAAGCCGCCCACCACCGCCGACCACGCGCCGTACGCCAAGCGCGCCATGGCCCGCGACTGCCTGGCGCTGATGCGGCACCTGGGACACGACCGCTTCGCCGTCTTCGGCCACGACCGCGGCTCCTGTGTCGCCTACCGGCTCGCCCTGGACGCGCCCGGGGCCGTGACCCGGCTCGCGGTGGGCGACTGCGTCCCCATCGCCGAACACCTGGCCCGCTGCGACGAGCGCTTCGCGCGCGCCTGGTACCACTGGTTCTTCTTCGCCGTCCCCGACAAGCCCGAACGCGCCATCCTCGCCGATCCCGCCGCCTGGTACGGCGGATCGAAGGAGGCGATGGGCGCCGAGGCGTGGGAGGACTACCAGCGGGCCGTCCACGACCCGGCCACCGTACGCGCCATGCTGGAGGACTACCGGGCCGGCCTGACCGTGGACCGACGGAACGACGAGGCCGACCGGGCCGCGGGGCGCCGCATCGCCTGCCCGACGCTGGTGCTGTGGTCCGAACACGACGACCTCGGCGACCTCTACCCGGACATCCCCGGCATCTGGCGCGCCTGGGCGGACGACGTCACCTGCGGCACGATCGACAGCGGCCACCACATGGCCGAGGAGGCCCCCGAGCAACTGGCGGGGGCGCTGCGCGCCTTCCTCGCCCCGGAGCGGGGCTGA